One genomic segment of Sebastes fasciatus isolate fSebFas1 chromosome 17, fSebFas1.pri, whole genome shotgun sequence includes these proteins:
- the zbtb22b gene encoding zinc finger and BTB domain-containing protein 22b isoform X2 — protein MEVGSSSSSSAPSDTSGPVVQVCFPSAQASVLDSLNRQREEGRLCDLSIHVQGQVFKAHRCVLAASSPYFHDQVLLKNMSTVSIPAAMDPLAFESVLSCAYTGQLRMLREDIVNYLTVGSVLQMWHIVDKCTELLKEGRAAAGGGSSGGGGGVQDGVVGGDGGSANLGCSSSNGDGVAGGGDGVGSDGGAGGGQAQVVGSNEPQRASQAPSRPSVSESQSPSSTNYFSPRDGSSFGGSGAAAAGASADGGGASNTPSYCTPSGGEEAFLIEEEEEEVEEEEEEVLYHQRKRGRGGGSGRRKKMSSVSEQEVGVSDSFGVSSYQDGEHSALPLQKRPAYSQPSIMPRKQWVVVKTERMEDDDLIVVSGEDEGEDEEDEDEREMELARERERSDFNISNVRSLQADLGGRAESDMDSQVDYCHSSEDYLKFEGSLMDQTLAQHLHDSAAGQNQSTNRAVSALLGQVQSAASARAQLFPLDMQGNQILLYSQASGLSLDAAPPPLGMPGGMIGGASFKGPGLEHGAVHLSVQGGLGVDGMDGGGIGGGSGSGGSNGAGGSGKVFMCHCGKTFTHKSMRDRHINMHLDLRPFHCPVCAKKFKMKHHLTEHMKTHTGLKPYDCLGCGKKFMWRDSFMRHRSHCERRSGMGEGGEGGSGGEGGRRGGGGGEDGSDLISSPHLLLSAGEGGHGGILGGGGGGGRGGVAVSSPHLSGGVLSPHHAGVSATGSSSSNNSNSSSAALGHNMAAAGALLGVVSQGPGQGSGMFAGLGLGRGVCDEDVCEVGANDSSVT, from the exons ATGGAAGtgggaagcagcagcagcagctcagctccCAGCGACACATCTGGCCCGGTGGTGCAGGTGTGCTTCCCCAGCGCTCAGGCCTCGGTGCTGGACAGCCTGAACCGGCAGAGAGAAGAGGGCAGGCTCTGCGACCTCTCCATCCACGTCCAGGGACAAGTGTTCAAAGCCCACCGCTGCGTCCTGGCCGCCTCCTCGCCCTACTTCCATGACCAG GTACTACTGAAGAACATGTCTACAGTCTCCATACCGGCAGCAATGGACCCGCTGGCGTTTGAGAGCGTGCTGAGCTGCGCCTACACCGGTCAGCTCCGGATGCTGCGCGAGGACATCGTCAACTACCTCACGGTGGGCAGCGTCCTGCAGATGTGGCACATCGTGGACAAATGCACGGAGCTGCTGAAGGAGGGCCGGGCTGCAGCGGGAGGAGGGAGCAGCGGAGGAGGCGGTGGCGTGCAGGACGGCGTCGTCGGAGGAGACGGAGGGTCAGCCAACCTcggatgcagcagcagcaatggtGACGGCGTCGCAGGCGGGGGTGATGGAGTCGGTAGCGACGGCGGTGCTGGCGGCGGTCAAGCCCAGGTGGTAGGGTCCAACGAGCCCCAGCGTGCCTCCCAAGCTCCCAGCCGGCCGTCGGTGAGCGAGAGCCAGTCTCCCAGCAGCACCAACTACTTCAGCCCCAGGGACGGGAGCAGCTTCGGAGGGAGCGGTGCCGCCGCAGCGGGGGCCTCAGCGGACGGAGGCGGGGCGAGCAACACACCCAGCTACTGCACGCCATCGGGAGGAGAGGAAGCCTTCCTTatcgaggaagaggaggaggaagtcgaggaggaagaggaggaggtgttgTACCACcaaaggaagagaggaagaggaggaggcagcgggaggaggaagaaaatgaGCTCAGTGTCAGAGCAGGAAGTTGGGGTCAGCGACAGCTTTGGCGTTTCTTCTTATCAG GATGGGGAGCACTCTGCGTTGCCGCTGCAGAAGCGTCCTGCCTACAGCCAGCCCAGCATCATGCCTCGTAAACAGTGGGTGGTGGTGAAAACCGAACGCATGGAGGACGACGACCTCATCGTGGTGTCCGGGGAGGACGAAGGAgaagacgaggaggacgaggacgagagggagatggagctggccagagagagggagagaagtgaCTTCAACATCTCCAACGTCAGGAGCCTTCAAGCTGATCTGGGAGGCAGAGCGGAGAGCGACATGGACTCACAG gtGGACTACTGCCACTCTTCAGAAGACTACCTCAAGTTTGAAGGCAGTTTAATGGACCAGACTTTAGCTCAGCACCTTCATGACAGCGCAGCAGGTCAGAACCAGAGCACTAACCGCGCCGTGTCCGCCCTGCTGGGCCAGGTCCAGTCGGCGGCCTCGGCCCGGGCTCAGCTCTTCCCACTGGACATGCAGGGGAACCAGATCCTCCTCTACAGCCAGGCCTCCGGACTCTCTCTGGACGCTGCCCCCCCTCCCCTGGGGATGCCGGGCGGTATGATCGGCGGAGCCTCTTTCAAAGGCCCCGGTCTGGAGCACGGTGCGGTCCACCTGTCGGTGCAGGGCGGTCTGGGAGTCGACGGCATGGACGGCGGGGGGATCGGAGGTGGAAGCGGGAGTGGTGGCAGCAACGGCGCCGGGGGTTCTGGGAAAGTGTTTATGTGCCACTGCGGTAAGACCTTCACCCACAAGAGCATGAGGGACCGTCACATCAACATGCACCTGGACCTGAGGCCCTTCCACTGCCCCGTCTGCGCCAAGAAGTTCAAGATGAAGCATCACCTCACGGAGCACATGAAGACGCACACGGGCCTCAAGCCGTACGACTGCCTCGGCTGCGGCAAGAAGTTCATGTGGCGCGACAGCTTCATGAGGCACCGCTCGCACTGCGAGAGGCGCAGCGGGATGGGAGAGGGCGGCGAAGGCGGGAGCGGCGGcgagggagggagaagaggaggaggtggaggcgaGGACGGGTCGGATTTGATTTCCTCCCCTCACCTCCTTCTGTCTGCGGGGGAGGGAGGACATGGCGGTAttctgggaggaggaggaggaggagggagaggaggagtggCTGTTTCTTCTCCACATCTTTCCGGCGGTGTTCTGTCGCCGCATCACGCCGGCGTCTCGGCAACAGGAAGTAGCAGCAGTaacaacagtaacagcagcagtgctGCTCTGGGCCACAACATGGCCGCCGCGGGGGCGCTTCTAGGGGTCGTCTCCCAGGGTCCCGGTCAGGGGTCGGGGATGTTTGCCGGTCTGGGGTTGGGTcgaggtgtgtgtgatgaagaCGTGTGTGAAGTCGGTGCCAACGATAGTAGCGTGACTTAA
- the kifc1 gene encoding kinesin-like protein KIFC1, giving the protein MFVSVLFCFDHNLPLNPQQNMSRLPVSASKRVLTTSSSSSENGQDYAPVQKKIRRDPDPVKPQAAATIIGGRRPAVAATRAPVSRPVRGVGAATVAVGPSRGVLKQSIASTAPKAGNMKQTVAPTGTKAGVGGATKRCAWDLKGKVNDMEGKIRNYQTKVKSVNQENEVLRDTMVQSKTRVVEMETNLERQRRQISEYEEELQALSGVRNELEKVSSEKSTLEKELSNLEGKYKVVETLRDSQETELQTLKMKLAVQESTLSRLQVTLRDTEEEVRSLRDTVVQQKDELHAGEMERRQLHNSIQELKGNIRVFCRVRPLVEGGLSKHIQLLTSDNKAITLAKTEESHTGKTAETQKNYNFSFDRVFGPQALQQEVFEEISLLVQSALDGYNVCCFAYGQTGSGKTYTMEGDEYDECRGVIPRAVKQIFRAAEKLGAQGWEFSFTASFVEIYNETLRDLLYTGKASKRPEHEIRKATNNEVTITNLTYEKVCNEDQVLGLIMLANQNRSTAQTAQNDRSSRSHSVFQLDIEGVNVGRDVKCKSTLCLVDLAGSERMLKSQSQGDRFKEMTAINGSLSNLGIVISALANKESYVPYRNSKLTYLLQGCLGGNSKTLMFVNIAPEPDSFGETLNSLRFASKVNDCVIGTASANKK; this is encoded by the exons atgtttgtttctgtgttgttCTGTTTTGATCATAATTTACCTCTTAACCCTCAACAGAACATGTCCCGCTTGCCAGTTAGTGCAAGCAAGAGGGTCcttacaaccagcagcagcagctcagagaatGGCCAAGACTATGCACCTGTTCAG AAGAAGATTCGCAGGGACCCAGATCCCGTCAAACCACAGGCAGCAGCTACAATCATTGGTGGCAGGCGGCCTGCTGTTGCAGCAACCAGGGCACCTGTTT CTAGACCAGTCAGAGGTGTGGGAGCTGCCACTGTGGCTGTCGGTCCTTCCAGAG GTGTCCTGAAACAATCTATAGCTTCAACTGCACCAAAGGCAGGCAACATGAAACAAACTGTTGCACCCACTGGCACAAAAGCAG GTGTGGGCGGGGCCACCAAGCGGTGCGCATGGGACCTGAAGGGCAAGGTCAACGACATGGAGGGTAAGATCCGTAACTACCAGACCAAGGTCAAATCTGTCAACCAGGAGAACGAGGTTCTGAGAGACACGATGGTCCAGAGCAAAACAAGAGTGGTTGAAATGGAGACAAATCTTGAGAGGCAGAGGCGCCAGATCAG TGAGTACGAGGAGGAGCTGCAGGCATTGTCAGGAGTCCGGAATGAGTTGGAGAAAGTGTCTAGTGAGAAGAGCACTCTTGAAAAGGAGCTCTCCAACTTAGAGGGCAAATACAAGGTCGTGGAGACTCTCCGGGACAGCCAAGAGACGGAGCTGCAAACTCTCAAG ATGAAGCTTGCCGTACAGGAGTCAACTCTGTCCCGCCTGCAGGTGACCCTCAGAGACACCGAGGAAGAGGTCCGCTCTCTCAGGGACACTGTGGTCCAGCAGAAGGATGAGCTGCATGCCGGGGAGATGGAGCGCAGACAGCTCCACAATTCCATCCAGGAGCTCAAG GGCAATATCAGGGTCTTTTGCAGAGTGCGCCCCCTGGTGGAGGGAGGCCTCAGCAAGCACATTCAGCTCCTGACCAGCGACAACAAGGCGATCACACTGGCCAAAACAGAAGAG TCTCACACAGGCAAAACTGCTGAGACTCAGAAGAATTACAACTTCAGTTTTGACCGGGTGTTTGGCCCCCAGGCTTTACAACAAGAG GTCTTCGAAGAGATCTCGCTGCTGGTGCAGTCGGCATTGGACGGCTACAACGTCTGCTGCTTTGCTTATGGCCAGACAGGAAGCGGAAAGACGTACACCATGGAGGGAGACGAGTATGATGAGTGCAGAGGTGTAATTCCCAGAGCCGTGAAGCAAATCTTCAGAGCAGCAGAGAAACTGGGAGCACAAGGCTGGGAG ttCTCCTTCACAGCGAGCTTTGTCGAAATTTACAATGAGACCCTGCGAGACCTCCTGTACACTGGCAAGGCCAGCAAGAGGCCCGAGCATGAGATCCGCAAGGCCACCAATAACGAGGTGACGATCACCAACCTCACATACGAGAAGGTCTGCAACGAGGATCAG GTTCTCGGCCTGATCATGTTGGCGAATCAGAATCGCTCCACAGCCCAGACGGCCCAGAATGACCGCTCCTCTCGCTCCCATTCAGTGTTCCAGCTGGACATCGAGGGAGTGAATGTTGGCAGGGATGTCAAATGCAAGT CCACTCTGTGCCTGGTGGACTTGGCCGGCAGTGAGCGCATGCTGAAGAGTCAGTCTCAGGGTGACCGCTTTAAAGAGATGACTGCCATCAACGGCTCCCTCTCCAACCTGGGCATAGTCATCTCCGCACTGGCCAACAAG GAGAGCTATGTTCCCTACAGAAACTCTAAGCTGACCTACCTGCTTCAGGGATGCTTGGGAGGAAATAGCAAAAC GCTGATGTTTGTGAACATCGCCCCAGAGCCAGACAGCTTTGGGGAAACCCTAAACTCCTTGAGGTTTGCCAGCAAG GTGAACGACTGTGTCATTGGTACCGCAAGCGCCAACAAGAAATAG
- the daxx gene encoding death domain-associated protein 6 codes for MAVAPASMADKIIVLDDDEEEESPQPSHSASTLSSQLQAKRVARLKAQQPAPTHITQSPFASAKKDAHVLQAENQRLFTEFVEHCSSLTKDCPEVLTFLQTKHAKACPDYLSSVEFRNTLGRCLTHAQANRSKAFVYINELCTALRQNAAKRRLTLTQVEPGPSTSTSTSVQFTSDVFKRKDKSEDNMDEEGEGEGVKPAAEDKQPSTSGLQEGNNVGDQEAQKKEKRASRKQIAYLENLLKAYNDEISRLQQAELSLDDLGTEDSLYIQEHKLKRKMMKIYEKLCELKKCGTLTGRVIEQRIHYRSTRYPEINRKIERFINSPEAQRNPPDYQDILQQVLRTNERHKLCLSRKQLNQMAQEAFRETGSCMQERRHLDLVYNFGSRLTDAYKPATDPALKDPSLLRKLRSNREVALSRLDEVITKYAVKQEDTEEVERAKRLEKDSKEKEVQKSENGEGNKEVNGVAEEEEEVEEDDDEEDESSDTDIEEEIQASTQQEGPDNDDNEDDGSNEEEAAGDDTKQEDETDQLAGSVSAGEEGSVKDEDEEPAGGLCPLSNDSKSQTSRPSDLPSPRQTPSQSVTMQTDDQTPLSNGTHAGLEQPVDSSNHVSVVLVSTSKVTKDPADVSPAAANGVSLPLSPAVIVENCDTQTTNGTSPPPSLRATRSQKRKREEVTSGNSRNTKHILIHDSEVDIPLDMGVFSCKSPQQTESTRADTPTRETVSSSQSTPPPKKNKVNVATQCDPDEVIVLSDSE; via the exons ATGGCGGTGGCTCCTGCCTCGATGGCGGATAAGATCATCGTccttgatgatgatgaagaggaggagagtccACAACCCTCCCACTCTGCCTCCACCTTGTCTTCTCAGCTTCAAGCCAAACGTGTGGCGCGACTCAAAGCTCAGCAGCCTGCCCCTACCCACATTACCCAGTCACCTTTTGCCTCAGCGAAGAAGGACGCACATGTTCTGCAGGCAGAGAATCAGAGGTTGTTCACTGAG TTTGTGGAGCACTGCTCATCTCTAACCAAGGACTGCCCCGAGGTCTTGACCTTCCTCCAAACCAAGCATGCCAAGGCCTGCCCCGATTATCTGTCATCCGTGGAGTTCAGGAACACCTTGGGACGATGTTTGACTCATGCTCAGGCCAACCGTTCCAAAGCCTTTGTCTACATCAATGAACTGTGCACTGCGCTCAGGCAGAACGCAGCCAAGAGGAGGCTGACCCTCACCCAGGTTGAACCCGGGCCTTCTACCTCAACATCAACTTCTGTCCAGTTTACCTCTGATGTGTTTAAAAGGAAAGACAAGAGTGAAGATAACATGGATGAGGAAGGGGAAGGGGAAGGGGTGAAACCGGCAGCGGAGGATAAGCAACCTTCCACCTCAGGGCTGCAGGAGGGCAATAATGTGGGGGACCAGGAAGcacagaaaaaggaaaagagggcATCCAGGAAACAG ATAGCGTACCTGGAGAACCTTCTGAAGGCGTACAACGACGAGATCTCCCGCCTGCAGCAGGCCGAGCTGAGTTTAGACGACCTGGGAACTGAGGACTCTTTATACATCCAGGAACACAAGCTCAAACGCAAG aTGATGAAGATTTATGAAAAGCTGTGTGAACTAAAGAAGTGCGGCACACTAACAGGACGAGTCATTGAGCAGAGGATCCACTACAGAAGCACTCGTTATCCTGAGATCAACAGGAAG ATCGAGCGTTTCATCAACAGTCCCGAGGCGCAGCGGAACCCTCCGGATTACCAAGACATCCTCCAGCAGGTGCTGCGCACCAATGAGCGCCACAAACTGTGCCTGAGCCGAAAACAACTGAACCAGATGGCCCAGGAGGCTTTCAGAGAGACCGGGAGCTGCATGCAGGAGAGACGTCACCTGGACCTGGTGTACAACTTCGGCTCGCGCCTCACTGATGCTTACAAGCCTG CCACAGACCCGGCTCTCAAGGACCCCTCACTGCTGCGGAAGCTTCGGTCGAACAGAGAAGTGGCGCTATCCCGTCTCGACGAGGTCATCACCAAGTACGCCGTCAAACAAGAGGACactgaggaggtggagagggccAAACGACTGGAGAAAGACAGCAAGGAGAAAGAG GTCCAAAAATCAGAAAATGGAGAAGGAAATAAAGAGGTGAACGGAGtggcagaggaggaagaagaggtggaggaggatgaCGATGAAGAAGATGAATCATCAGACACAGACATAGAGGAAGAGATCCAGGCCAGCACTCAGCAGGAGGGACCAG ACAATGATGATAACGAGGACGACGGCAGTAACGAGGAGGAAGCAGCAGGTGATGATACCAAGCAGGAGGATGAGACGGATCAGTTGGCAGGAAGTGTTTCTGCAGGGGAAGAAGGAAGCGTCAAAGATGAGGACGAGGAGCCAGCAGGTGGACTCTGTCCTCTTTCTAATGACAGCAAGTCCCAAACTTCTCGGCCGTCTGACCTCCCCTCCCCTAGACAGACCCCCAGCCAATCGGTGACAATGCAGACTGATGACCAGACGCCGTTGTCTAACGGTACCCATGCAGGATTAGAGCAGCCCGTGGATTCCTCCAATCATGTTTCAGTCGTGCTGGTAAGCACCAGCAAAGTCACTAAGGACCCTGCGGACGTCTCCCCCGCGGCAGCCAACGGGGTGTCTTTGCCCCTTTCGCCAGCAGTCATTGTAGAAAATTGTGACACACAGACTACCAACGGCACGTCGCCGCCGCCAAGTCTCAGAGCCACGAGGAgccagaagaggaagagggaggaagtTACATCAGGGAACTCCCGAAATACGAAGCACATACTCATCCATGACAG TGAGGTGGACATCCCTCTGGATATGGGTGTTTTCAGCTGCAAGTCTCCGCAGCAGACAGAGTCAACCCGAGCGGACACTCCAACCCGTGAAACGGTCAGCAGCTCACAGTCGACGCCGCCTCCCAAGAAAAACAAG GTCAACGTGGCCACCCAGTGTGACCCAGATGAGGTCATCGTCCTGTCAGACTCAGAATGA
- the zbtb22b gene encoding zinc finger and BTB domain-containing protein 22b isoform X1 produces the protein MQSLPMEVGSSSSSSAPSDTSGPVVQVCFPSAQASVLDSLNRQREEGRLCDLSIHVQGQVFKAHRCVLAASSPYFHDQVLLKNMSTVSIPAAMDPLAFESVLSCAYTGQLRMLREDIVNYLTVGSVLQMWHIVDKCTELLKEGRAAAGGGSSGGGGGVQDGVVGGDGGSANLGCSSSNGDGVAGGGDGVGSDGGAGGGQAQVVGSNEPQRASQAPSRPSVSESQSPSSTNYFSPRDGSSFGGSGAAAAGASADGGGASNTPSYCTPSGGEEAFLIEEEEEEVEEEEEEVLYHQRKRGRGGGSGRRKKMSSVSEQEVGVSDSFGVSSYQDGEHSALPLQKRPAYSQPSIMPRKQWVVVKTERMEDDDLIVVSGEDEGEDEEDEDEREMELARERERSDFNISNVRSLQADLGGRAESDMDSQVDYCHSSEDYLKFEGSLMDQTLAQHLHDSAAGQNQSTNRAVSALLGQVQSAASARAQLFPLDMQGNQILLYSQASGLSLDAAPPPLGMPGGMIGGASFKGPGLEHGAVHLSVQGGLGVDGMDGGGIGGGSGSGGSNGAGGSGKVFMCHCGKTFTHKSMRDRHINMHLDLRPFHCPVCAKKFKMKHHLTEHMKTHTGLKPYDCLGCGKKFMWRDSFMRHRSHCERRSGMGEGGEGGSGGEGGRRGGGGGEDGSDLISSPHLLLSAGEGGHGGILGGGGGGGRGGVAVSSPHLSGGVLSPHHAGVSATGSSSSNNSNSSSAALGHNMAAAGALLGVVSQGPGQGSGMFAGLGLGRGVCDEDVCEVGANDSSVT, from the exons ATGCAGTCTCTGCCCATGGAAGtgggaagcagcagcagcagctcagctccCAGCGACACATCTGGCCCGGTGGTGCAGGTGTGCTTCCCCAGCGCTCAGGCCTCGGTGCTGGACAGCCTGAACCGGCAGAGAGAAGAGGGCAGGCTCTGCGACCTCTCCATCCACGTCCAGGGACAAGTGTTCAAAGCCCACCGCTGCGTCCTGGCCGCCTCCTCGCCCTACTTCCATGACCAG GTACTACTGAAGAACATGTCTACAGTCTCCATACCGGCAGCAATGGACCCGCTGGCGTTTGAGAGCGTGCTGAGCTGCGCCTACACCGGTCAGCTCCGGATGCTGCGCGAGGACATCGTCAACTACCTCACGGTGGGCAGCGTCCTGCAGATGTGGCACATCGTGGACAAATGCACGGAGCTGCTGAAGGAGGGCCGGGCTGCAGCGGGAGGAGGGAGCAGCGGAGGAGGCGGTGGCGTGCAGGACGGCGTCGTCGGAGGAGACGGAGGGTCAGCCAACCTcggatgcagcagcagcaatggtGACGGCGTCGCAGGCGGGGGTGATGGAGTCGGTAGCGACGGCGGTGCTGGCGGCGGTCAAGCCCAGGTGGTAGGGTCCAACGAGCCCCAGCGTGCCTCCCAAGCTCCCAGCCGGCCGTCGGTGAGCGAGAGCCAGTCTCCCAGCAGCACCAACTACTTCAGCCCCAGGGACGGGAGCAGCTTCGGAGGGAGCGGTGCCGCCGCAGCGGGGGCCTCAGCGGACGGAGGCGGGGCGAGCAACACACCCAGCTACTGCACGCCATCGGGAGGAGAGGAAGCCTTCCTTatcgaggaagaggaggaggaagtcgaggaggaagaggaggaggtgttgTACCACcaaaggaagagaggaagaggaggaggcagcgggaggaggaagaaaatgaGCTCAGTGTCAGAGCAGGAAGTTGGGGTCAGCGACAGCTTTGGCGTTTCTTCTTATCAG GATGGGGAGCACTCTGCGTTGCCGCTGCAGAAGCGTCCTGCCTACAGCCAGCCCAGCATCATGCCTCGTAAACAGTGGGTGGTGGTGAAAACCGAACGCATGGAGGACGACGACCTCATCGTGGTGTCCGGGGAGGACGAAGGAgaagacgaggaggacgaggacgagagggagatggagctggccagagagagggagagaagtgaCTTCAACATCTCCAACGTCAGGAGCCTTCAAGCTGATCTGGGAGGCAGAGCGGAGAGCGACATGGACTCACAG gtGGACTACTGCCACTCTTCAGAAGACTACCTCAAGTTTGAAGGCAGTTTAATGGACCAGACTTTAGCTCAGCACCTTCATGACAGCGCAGCAGGTCAGAACCAGAGCACTAACCGCGCCGTGTCCGCCCTGCTGGGCCAGGTCCAGTCGGCGGCCTCGGCCCGGGCTCAGCTCTTCCCACTGGACATGCAGGGGAACCAGATCCTCCTCTACAGCCAGGCCTCCGGACTCTCTCTGGACGCTGCCCCCCCTCCCCTGGGGATGCCGGGCGGTATGATCGGCGGAGCCTCTTTCAAAGGCCCCGGTCTGGAGCACGGTGCGGTCCACCTGTCGGTGCAGGGCGGTCTGGGAGTCGACGGCATGGACGGCGGGGGGATCGGAGGTGGAAGCGGGAGTGGTGGCAGCAACGGCGCCGGGGGTTCTGGGAAAGTGTTTATGTGCCACTGCGGTAAGACCTTCACCCACAAGAGCATGAGGGACCGTCACATCAACATGCACCTGGACCTGAGGCCCTTCCACTGCCCCGTCTGCGCCAAGAAGTTCAAGATGAAGCATCACCTCACGGAGCACATGAAGACGCACACGGGCCTCAAGCCGTACGACTGCCTCGGCTGCGGCAAGAAGTTCATGTGGCGCGACAGCTTCATGAGGCACCGCTCGCACTGCGAGAGGCGCAGCGGGATGGGAGAGGGCGGCGAAGGCGGGAGCGGCGGcgagggagggagaagaggaggaggtggaggcgaGGACGGGTCGGATTTGATTTCCTCCCCTCACCTCCTTCTGTCTGCGGGGGAGGGAGGACATGGCGGTAttctgggaggaggaggaggaggagggagaggaggagtggCTGTTTCTTCTCCACATCTTTCCGGCGGTGTTCTGTCGCCGCATCACGCCGGCGTCTCGGCAACAGGAAGTAGCAGCAGTaacaacagtaacagcagcagtgctGCTCTGGGCCACAACATGGCCGCCGCGGGGGCGCTTCTAGGGGTCGTCTCCCAGGGTCCCGGTCAGGGGTCGGGGATGTTTGCCGGTCTGGGGTTGGGTcgaggtgtgtgtgatgaagaCGTGTGTGAAGTCGGTGCCAACGATAGTAGCGTGACTTAA